The sequence GCTCCCTTCTCCTCCCACTAGGCCTTAAGGTCATCCGACGTTGCAGAAGGTATACAGTGCGTCGTCAGAATGTCCTGGGTAGCAGCCTTTGCAGTTTTCGTCTCGAGGACAACAATCTATCAAATCATATATTATGCTACTAGTTACTAGCTTCAAGTAGTTAAGTAACAAATCAAAAAGAATCCTGACAGTTACTTTGGAGCAGTTTTTCATCATGTGAAGTGATAGCTGATTCATTTCAATAATCCTATCTCATATATAATACTGTAAGACAATAGGCTATagctgtccatggccaatttggCAAGAAAAATAATATTTGCTATTGCTAGACCTGAGAAATCATGAGACATCTTATAGGGGTGCAAATGTAATTTGAGGGGGGAAACTTCCTACCAAACTCCAGATATTTGTGTCCATGAGAAATGCTTTTATTAGCTGCAAAAGTCAAATAAAGAAAGGGTCAAGAACATACCTGGTCATACTCCAGAtcaaacttcaaaaattcatccTTGCAATTTTCCACCATGGTCGCCAAGTTCTTTAAATTTTTAACAGGCTGGCCATTGAAAGCAAGTACCTGCGAACAATAAAAAAATGAAAAGTTTCAGTGACCACAGTAGTGCAGAACAGACATTGTCATTCGAGCCTCCAGGAACAATATACTGCAAGAAATGGCTTAAAAGGCATGCTAGTGACCACAGAACTAGAAGCTGTTATTACCTGAGTATTGACTATTTCTTCATAACCTATATTGATATCTGATACAAGCACCTGCACAGGTTCAATGCAACGGGTACAATCAAGTTATAAATTTAAAGAAGACACTAGCTAGTTATGAAAAACAAAACTAAATGAATAATATTACAGAGTTATTCATTCAAAGTTAATATGTGAAGAACTTCAGACCTGTGATACCACCACTAGCTGTTCATCAGGTGATTCCGCCATCGCATGTAAATGTTTCACCAACAACTTGACAGGTGCATCATATTCATAATCTTTTCCATACTGATAAATAACAAACATCAATTAGCCTAAAGAATGAAACACAAAATCCTCCTTTAGCATTTGCGTATTTCATTTATACATGTTCAAAGTATTGTTAGTTTCTGCAGAAGTGGATTTAATATTGGATTTAAAAGAAAAGTCTTATGTGATTTCAAAATCTTCTTAGGATCACTCAAAAGAGGAAGTTATGAGAGCTTGTTTGAAAACTTCTTCATGGTTAAAATGTCTGAAGAGGCTTGCTTCGCAGTTCGCATCACTACTTTTGCAACTGGCTGGCTTCGTGGTCATGTCACATGCAACTCCATACAACCTATGCATATGCACAATAGATCTAACTAGTACTCCTTCCATTCCAAATTGTAAGTCAGCTTTGACTTTTCTAGATATCAAGCTTTTGTTACGCATCTACATATACATTATGTCTAGAGACATAATAAAAACTATGAATTGAAAAGGCTAGAATGAACTACAATTTGGTAAAGCGGGAGTATATGGTACTTATTACATCCTACACCCTTGAATttgcaaaatcaagaacttccaaCTGGCTGCTGGATACATAAATCAAGGAGTACATGCACTGCAGACTGGTCATTGTGTAAGCATGCAGCCACAAAATAATTAAAATTGTTTCATGGTAACGAATAAAGTTTAGTGAAAAACTAAAAAAATGTTGTGTTGAAGACATAAGTACTGCCCCCTAGAGTTTCAGCACAAGACTTTCCAGGAATGCAGCAAATCATATTAACACTAACAACCAAATGTGCTCTTGTATTCATTGATTATTTAATTCATTGCAAGGAAAATGAAGAAGCTATGTACAAACCTCGGATCGAAGATATGGAACAGAGATAGCTGCAAAAACAAAGCCAGCAACTATGTAATATGACGGTGGCCTGCCCTTCACATGAGCCGCAACAAGCCGCTTGTGAGTTGCTAACCTTATTTTAAATTCATGAACTTTTGAATCACGCAGAACTTTAACAAGAGCTTTCTCTCCAGTATATTTCTGAGAAACCAGATAACTGAAGCCAATGCGCTCACCATGCCTGAAAGGAACTGTTGACCAACAAAAAAGATGGTAAGAAACAAATTAGCATGAGATGCTTGCCATTTCTAGTACATTTAGCACAACTTTCAACATAACTTCCATACCCAAGCTATAAATGAGTGAGACAAATACAACATCTAGAGCTAGCAACTAGAGTTAACTAGCAGAACTGTACAACAGTACAAGACATAAAAGTAAGGCATGCATGACACTTGACACATACGTTGCGCTTTTATACAGCAAAATAGTGCATCACATGCTAACAGTTTAGCTGAAAAAACATATTCATAAACTAGAAGCTACAACTAACCTGTTCCATCATTAGCAATGTCAACACCGTCGAAACTAAGAATAATATCAGATGGTCGTAGGCATCCAGATTCTGGAGCAGTGGGCTCCACCCTTCTAACACGAACACCCTTTTGATCTGGTTTCATTCCCATTGCTTTGCGGAGATCTGGATTCTCCATTTTCTGCCATTCAACTCCAAGTATAGGAAAGCCTAAAATAATACATAAAAAGAATATAGTAACACTGTCATTGGAAATTAGAAAGATCTAAGAGGTAGGCATGAACATCATAGTACTAAACATTACATGGAGTCACTAATGGCTGAAAGAATGTCGTCAGAATAAATACCAATATTGTTACTTGCGTATAGAGATCACCAAGGACAACCAAAACTCACACAGAAGAGTGATAAGAAACATAGGCTTTATATCAACATATTGCTACTTAACAGTACAGAGAATTCAAATAACTAGGTGGTTCTTTATTTGACTAAAGACTCCTATTTGCTGATATATTATTATATGACGTTCGCAGTAAGTGCTATGAACTAAACCAATAAGCAATATAAATCATCACTACAGGGCATAATAATCACTAGCAAACGTACAGGTGTGTTACAACAGGAGTAAAAAAACATCAAACATGCTGGCCATAATATGTATATATTTGTGCTTTACCCTTTGTACTAAATTTTAAAGCTATATTTATTTTATGATGACTACAGATTTTGCTGAAAAAAATACAACAATGTCCTATTAAGCTTGTGTCAAATTTAAAATACAATTCTCTTTTTGCAAGGCATAAAAATATTTACCTATAAATATATTATAACTTTAATTTCCTACTATCGAAACATTGATACTATTAAATATTGTTTATGACTTCTTTTGTGGGCTCATTAAAATTTGTAATTTTAATCTCTAATTAAAGTCGGCAAGGAGTTAGTGTCAAAAACTGGTATAAGAGACCTCTCTCGATTTTCCACATGTTAGCCCTTGTCATGGATTGCGCTGGAACATGAATATAGTTAGGAAACACATTTATTTAGACTGAAGTGAACAGCAAACTACAAAATAATAAGTTCACAGTTTAATTAGCTGATCTCAACTATATCATGTTACAACAAAATAATTTAACTTGATGGGAAAAAGTGAAACGGACAAAAAAAGAATGGGACAAAAACAAACCATAAAAGGATGCTACCAAAAACAAAAAACAGGACGGAGAACAAGGACCAGAAACCAAAACCAGAGGCAGATTCAAAATCAGGCTAaacaaagaaaaaaataaaaaagacaAAACTAATAAAATCTTCATGATTTAATATTGGGTCAGATAAGATAAGATAAAGATTTATACTATTATATTTTTCTATTTGGATTAGGATTCCAGGTTACTCAAGAGAGGATTCTATTAGGATTAGGATTCCTAGCTATCTAGTCAAGAAGTCCTGTAAGTGTCATACAAAAGAGGAGGGCAGAGGGCTATAGATAAACGAATAGAGACTGTTTTGGGAGGACCATACCCAAAAAATGGGGAAGATTTTTTGGCTCTTTAATATTGTATATAATTATTAGTCATAGTTTAGAAGAGAAAACAATCATCATGTGATAAACCATGTAATGCTGGAAGAACAGGATCCATAGACTGGTACAACTACAGACTAAAATGTCAATAACATCTTCCCATTGTTTTTGTAACAGTTGTAGACTGCGGACCCAAATGCATGATCATGCTAATAAAACCAACAATTACTCCCAGTAATTACAGAAAAGAGCATATTACCTGTGTATTCTCCAGATTTTTTGTAGTCCTCAATGAAATGTGTAATAACTGGAGTCGGTATCACATAACCTATGTTCTCCGCATCTTCATGTTTAAGAGACTGAAAAGCTATACCGACACATTTTCCCCTATCATTAAAAGCTGGGCCACCTGAATTTCCTGAATTAATAGCTGCATCTATCTATCAACAAGACAAGGCCCGTATTAGACACGTCGGTGAGCCGATAAGTCATGGTTTCTCAAAATAGTTACTTCACTTGCAACATCTATCTTTATAAAAAGATTTATTTGAAGTTATCATAATTTCAGGAAAAAAAATGTACCTGCAATCCTAGAAGTTCTGTAGAACCATGAACGTATGAAAGTATTTCTATCCTAGAGACCACTCCACTTGTCACGGATATGGTATCTCCTCCAATTGGATAACCAACAACAGTAACTGCATCCTGAAGGGCTGGTAATGTTCCAAACTCAACAGGTGAAACTCCTTCCCAGAATTCATCGTCATTGACAGTTAAGAGCGCTGAGACAGATAGAACAAACGAATAATATCAAATTAGATTGCATAAGCAACATGAAAAATCAACTGTATGATAAGTACCATGCCATAACTCAAACGATGCTATAACCTCAGAAGTTTCATAGATACCATAAAAAATGATCTTGGTGTATTTCTCCaagaaaacaatatagaaattacTATGCATCCGATTTTCACGACTACAATGGACAAACCCAACATCACAATAAGAAGAAAAAAAACTAAGAGTAAGAAATAAACAATGGAGACAGTGGCAGGGATGGGGAGAGCGGGCGCACCAATGTCGCACTCTGTGCCGATGGCCAGGACGGTGGCAAGGTACTTGGTGTCGGAGCCGCGCTTCTTAAGCTTAACCTGGGTATAGTGCTCCACGGAGTGAGCATTGGTGAGGACACGGCGGCCGCCGATGATAAATCCGCTGCTGCTGGAGCTGTACTGCCGCTTCCGCTGCCACGGCAGCGAGAAGTTGGGCTCCGTGTGCACGCAGAACACCTTGACCACAGCGTCCATGCACGGCACTACCCTCACCACCTCATCCCAGCTCGCGGGGCCTGACTCCGCCACTGCCACCACATCGCCTCCGTTTGCCACCGGCTTCGGCTCCCCGCGGCGGGGCGGGGACGGCGGACGCGTGGCGTCCGCGTCGGCGGGGGCCTCGTGACGTCGCGGCTTGCGGCCACGACGCCCAGCCGGAGCGGGGGCGGCCGAGGGAGAGGGGGAGGAGCGGTCGGGGAAGGGCGGCGACGCCTTGGGCTTGCGCCCCCGCTTGCGCTTGTGCTTGTTGGAGGCGGAGGAGGGATCGTCCATGGGGGGCGGGCTAGGGTTTCGCCGCGAGGAGGACGAGCCGAAGTGCCGAACCGGGGAAGATGAGGAGTGTCGGCCCGGTTCGAGGCGGGCCGTGCAGGCCGGATTGGGCTGGATTGATTCAGGGTTCCACTGTTTCACAGACTGGAGTGTTTTTGTCAGTTGGTTTGCGCATC is a genomic window of Zea mays cultivar B73 chromosome 5, Zm-B73-REFERENCE-NAM-5.0, whole genome shotgun sequence containing:
- the LOC100381831 gene encoding Protease Do-like 9-like, encoding MDDPSSASNKHKRKRGRKPKASPPFPDRSSPSPSAAPAPAGRRGRKPRRHEAPADADATRPPSPPRRGEPKPVANGGDVVAVAESGPASWDEVVRVVPCMDAVVKVFCVHTEPNFSLPWQRKRQYSSSSSGFIIGGRRVLTNAHSVEHYTQVKLKKRGSDTKYLATVLAIGTECDIALLTVNDDEFWEGVSPVEFGTLPALQDAVTVVGYPIGGDTISVTSGVVSRIEILSYVHGSTELLGLQIDAAINSGNSGGPAFNDRGKCVGIAFQSLKHEDAENIGYVIPTPVITHFIEDYKKSGEYTGFPILGVEWQKMENPDLRKAMGMKPDQKGVRVRRVEPTAPESGCLRPSDIILSFDGVDIANDGTVPFRHGERIGFSYLVSQKYTGEKALVKVLRDSKVHEFKIRLATHKRLVAAHVKGRPPSYYIVAGFVFAAISVPYLRSEYGKDYEYDAPVKLLVKHLHAMAESPDEQLVVVSQVLVSDINIGYEEIVNTQVLAFNGQPVKNLKNLATMVENCKDEFLKFDLEYDQIVVLETKTAKAATQDILTTHCIPSATSDDLKA